DNA sequence from the Tissierella sp. MB52-C2 genome:
AGCAAAGTAGCAACAAAACACTATATTTGTTTGATGAACCTACCAGTGGGCTTCATCCCTACGATGCAAACCGATTGATTAATGTGTTTGATAGTTTGGTAACACAGGGCAACAGTGTTATTATGATTGAGCATAATTCTGAAGTTATTTTGGCATCTGATTGGGTAATTGACTTGGGTCCCGAAGGAGGAAAACATGGTGGGGAGATTATAGCACAAGGAACACCAAAAGAAATTGCACAAATTAAAGGCTCTGCAACAGGAGAACTTCTTTCTAAAAGACTAGAGGAAGTGAATGAACAATAAATTATTTCCTATTCATTTATTAATTACTTTTATAATTGATTATTTATATAAACTCCCTTAAAATACATAACTATAATTATTAATAATGTATTTTATTCATTAGATAATAAAATAATATAAGGTAATTGATTAGTCAGAATGAATACAAAAACATTGCTGTAAAAATCCTTGACAAAATTACCTAATGGTATTAGTATATTAACTATATTAGGCTTATTCTTGAAAGTAGGTGAGACAATGGATTATAAAGAGCTTGCAAAACAATTTCTTCATAACTCGTACCAGTTTAGAAGTCGTGGTCATCAAAAGAGAATTGATGAAAATATGCAGGGTGAGACTTTTGCTATATCATATATTTTAAGACAAGGCGGGGTTGTTTTGCCCAGTGAAATCAGTAATGAAATGAATATCAGTTCTGCTCGTGTTGCAGCTATACTAAACAATCTTGAGAGCAAAGGATTTGTAACACGTGAAGTGAATAAAAGTGACCGAAGAAAAATTTTAGTTGGTCTTACTCAAGAAGGAAAAGAATTTGCAGAAAAGCATAATAAAATGGTTGTTAACTCTACAGCAAGAATGCTAGAAATGTTAGGTGAAGATGATGCCAAAGAACTAGTGAGAATCATAGGAAAGCTAGGGGAACTAGGGCCTCAAATTATAAATAACAAATAATGCAGTCGTTAATTGTGACTGCAAAAAAATCGCAATTAGCTAATAGTGTTAGAATATAGCTGTATTAGCATATACTGTTATTATAAAAGGAAGGAAGAACTTCCTTTGTTATAGTACATAGACTTTCTACAATAAAAAATGCAGATATAATCCTTGTGATGAAAGATGGGGACATTATAGAAAGTAGTAACCATAATAAACTACTTGATAAAGGTGGGTTCTATGTAGAACTTTATAATAGTCAATTTGAAACGGTAGCTTAAACTTTTCATTTAAAACACGATTAAATAGAGTCATTCATATTAAGTTCATATAGGTTAGTTATTATATATTTGTATTAAGGGAAATACAAATATTTGTTTTGAGGGGGTGAAGTTGTGACTAATATCCTTATAGTTGATGATAATAAAAAAATAAGAAAATTAATAGAAATTTACTTAGCAAGGGAAGGGTTTAAAGTTTTTCAAGCAGATGATGGTGAAGTGGCTTTAGATATTCTTGATGAGGTAAAGATAGATTTAATTATAGCGGATATAATGATGCCAAATATGGATGGATATGAATTGGTTGAGGAACTTAGAGGGGCTAAATATAATTTACCTATACTTATGGTGACGGCAAAAAATACATATCCGGACAAAAAGATGGGATTTGAACTAGGTGCAGATGATTATATGACTAAACCCATAGATATGGATGAACTGATTCTTAGAGTTAAAGCCTTACTTCGTCGTTCTAAGATTTCTATAGATAAACATATAAGCATAGGTGATATTATAATTGACTATGAGGCCTTAGAAGTAAGAACAACGACAGATACTATACTACTTCCAATGAAGGAATTTTATTTACTCTATAAGTTGCTATCCTATCCTAATAAAATATTTACTCGACAACAGTTAATGGATGATATATGGGGATTTGATAGTGAGGCAGATGAAAGAACTGTAGATGTCCACATAAAGAGGATTAGAGAAAAGTTTAAAGATATTGATGAATTCCAGATAGTAACTGTAAGGGGATTAGGTTATAAAGGAGTACACAAATAATGAGAAGAACAATCTACAGTAAGTTAGTGCTAGGCTTTATATGTGTATTTATCATAAGCAATATATTTGCTTCGCTATTTACTTTTCTTAATACTGAGATAAGTACCTTGGAACAATTAGGGAAACAATTAACTGAAAGTGTGGATATAGTTAAAGATGAATATGAAAAAGGAAATGTTTCTAAAGAAGGTATCCAAAGACTTTTTAAGGATAACTATATTAACATAAGTTTTATAGATGATATAGAAGGATATGGAATTGAGGAAGAGGCAGTTTCATTATTAAAAATGGGAAAAACTCTAACACTAAGAACAAATGAATATGGAAATACCTCTATTACTACTCCCGTAGCCATAGGGAGGATAAAAGATTATTATATAGTAGCTAAGCCTGAATTTGAAAATTTGGGGTTTAGTGCTAGGAGTATAATAATGTCTATAAATACAATGGCTATTATTAGTGGGAGTATATTATTCTTGTTTGTAGGAAGGTTAATGGTAATTCCTATAAAGAAATTAATTAAAGCTACAGAGAAAGTTGCCCAAGGAGATTTTGATGCAAGATTAGAAAACAAGAGAGTAGATGAAATGGGAATGCTTATATCTAGTTTTAACACTATGGCTGAAGAATTGAAATCTATAGAAATTTTTAGAAATAATTTTATATCTGATATTTCTCATGAATTTAGAACACCTTTAACCTCAATAGAAGGATATACAAAGCTATTAATAGATTGTAATGAAGAGGAACGGAGAGAATATGCAGATATAATTATAGAAGAAACTAAAAGATTATCTATATTAACTACAAATATTCTTACATTGAATAAAATAGATAATCAAAACATACCTACCCTTATGGAAGATTTTACTTTAGACGAACAAATAAGAAAGTCAATTCTTTTGTTAGAAAAAAAATGGATTGATAAAGATATTGAATTAGAAATAGATTTAGAAAAGATTCTATATAGAGGTAATTCAAGTTTAATGTATCAAGTCTGGATAAACCTAATTGATAACGCTATCAAGTTTTCTCCAAAAGGTCGTAAAATTGAAATAAAGTTATATGAAGAATATGGAAATACTATTTTTTCAATTAAAGATAATGGTGTTGGAATATCTAAAGAAGATCAGAAAAAGATGTTTGAAAAGTTCTATAAAGGTGACAAATCAAGAAATACAGATGGTAATGGGCTGGGGCTTTCTATTGTCAAAAGAATCGTTGAGATTCATAATGGAAAAATGTTAGTAGAATCTAGTATAGGTGTAGGAACAAATATAATAGTAAAATTATATAAGTAAATACTATAAAATTTTAAAAGGAGAATTATTATGCAAGCGATTATTGAAACTTTGTTTGACATTGTATATCTTTCTACTGTAATTCTAATGGGAATTACGATGATAAGAAATAGCAATGGTAATAAACAATATAAACTATTTGGAATTATGGCTGTATCTTTAGGATTAGGTGATGCTTTTCATTTAGTACCTAGAGCATGGGCTCTTAACACAACAGGACTTGAAAACTTTACTGCTGCATTAGGCATTGGGAAATTTATTACCTCAATTACAATGACTATATTTTATATAATATTGTATTATGTTTGGCGTTTGCGTTACGATATAAAAGGGAAACATAACTTGACTATTTCGGTGTATGCTTTGGCAATTGCTCGAATTGTAATTAGTCTTTTCCCACAAAATGCATGGACTAGTGCTACTCCTCCATTATCTTGGGCTATTTATCGTAATATT
Encoded proteins:
- a CDS encoding MarR family transcriptional regulator, with translation MDYKELAKQFLHNSYQFRSRGHQKRIDENMQGETFAISYILRQGGVVLPSEISNEMNISSARVAAILNNLESKGFVTREVNKSDRRKILVGLTQEGKEFAEKHNKMVVNSTARMLEMLGEDDAKELVRIIGKLGELGPQIINNK
- a CDS encoding response regulator transcription factor, yielding MTNILIVDDNKKIRKLIEIYLAREGFKVFQADDGEVALDILDEVKIDLIIADIMMPNMDGYELVEELRGAKYNLPILMVTAKNTYPDKKMGFELGADDYMTKPIDMDELILRVKALLRRSKISIDKHISIGDIIIDYEALEVRTTTDTILLPMKEFYLLYKLLSYPNKIFTRQQLMDDIWGFDSEADERTVDVHIKRIREKFKDIDEFQIVTVRGLGYKGVHK
- a CDS encoding HAMP domain-containing sensor histidine kinase: MRRTIYSKLVLGFICVFIISNIFASLFTFLNTEISTLEQLGKQLTESVDIVKDEYEKGNVSKEGIQRLFKDNYINISFIDDIEGYGIEEEAVSLLKMGKTLTLRTNEYGNTSITTPVAIGRIKDYYIVAKPEFENLGFSARSIIMSINTMAIISGSILFLFVGRLMVIPIKKLIKATEKVAQGDFDARLENKRVDEMGMLISSFNTMAEELKSIEIFRNNFISDISHEFRTPLTSIEGYTKLLIDCNEEERREYADIIIEETKRLSILTTNILTLNKIDNQNIPTLMEDFTLDEQIRKSILLLEKKWIDKDIELEIDLEKILYRGNSSLMYQVWINLIDNAIKFSPKGRKIEIKLYEEYGNTIFSIKDNGVGISKEDQKKMFEKFYKGDKSRNTDGNGLGLSIVKRIVEIHNGKMLVESSIGVGTNIIVKLYK